A single window of Rhea pennata isolate bPtePen1 unplaced genomic scaffold, bPtePen1.pri scaffold_46, whole genome shotgun sequence DNA harbors:
- the LOC134154824 gene encoding olfactory receptor 12D2-like codes for MDNQTEVRKFILLGLSNLQGLQQFLFMLFLLLYLSSLLGNTAIMTVVVCEPRLHTPMYFFLCNLSCQDIFYSTVTIPKMLAGFLSGRQSISYTGCLSQLHFFHFLGSSEALLLAVMAYDRCVAICNPLRYTLIMSPRACLLLAAATWTAAFLHALMHTVMTSQLHFCGPNHIHHFFCDIKPVVRLACDSNQINLSLLNIITGSIVIGPFVFTLSSYLYIFSFLWMKVQSKEGRRKSFSTCVSHLTVVVLFYVPVIFNYVPPSSGSSPRQDMIATLMYNVVTSVLNPLIYTLRNVEVKCALKRRLFSRQLLVQKVFCLAACVG; via the coding sequence ATGGATAACCAGACAGAGGTGAGGAAGTTCATCCTCCTTGGCCTGAGCAATCTTCAAGGGCTACAACAATTCCTGTTCATGCTATTTTTACTGCTGTACCTGTCCAGCCTGCTGGGGAATACAGCAATCATGACTGTAGTGGTATGTGAACCCCGGCTCCATACCCCCAtgtactttttcctctgcaacctctcctgccaggatattttctacTCCACAGTAACCATACCCAAGATGCTGGCTGGCTTCCTCTCAGGGCGCCAGAGCATTTCTTACACTGGCTGCCTAAGCCAGCTCCACTTCTTCCACTTCCTGGGAAGTAGTGAAGCTTTGCTTCTGgctgtcatggcctatgaccgctgTGTGGCCATCTGCAACCCCCTGCGCTACACCCTGATCATGAGTCCACgggcctgcctgctgctggctgcagctacTTGGACTGCTGCCTTCCTTCATGCTCTGATGCACACAGTCATGACCTCccagctgcatttctgtggcCCCAACCACATCCACCACTTCTTCTGTGACATCAAGCCTGTGGTGAGGCTGGCCTGCGATAGCAACCAGATTAACCTGAGCCTTCTCAACATCATCACTGGGAGTATTGTGATAGGCCCCTTTGTCTTCACACTCTCCTCTTACCTGtacatattttccttcctctggaTGAAAGTCCAGTccaaggagggaaggaggaaatcCTTCTCCACTTGTGTCTCCCATCTCACAGTAGTGGTCTTATTCTATGtccctgttatttttaattatgtgcCACCTTCCTCGGGAAGTTCACCCAGGCAGGACATGATAGCCACCCTCATGTATAATGTTGTCACATCGGTCCTCAATCCTTTGATCTACACCCTGAGGAATGTGGAGGTGAAATGTGCCCTAAAGAGAAGACTTTTCTCCAGACAGCTACTAGTGCAAAAAGTGTTCTGCCTTGCAGCATGTGTGGGGTAG